The following proteins are co-located in the Triticum aestivum cultivar Chinese Spring chromosome 1A, IWGSC CS RefSeq v2.1, whole genome shotgun sequence genome:
- the LOC123138225 gene encoding E3 ubiquitin-protein ligase SIRP1 — protein sequence MESAARGGEDHVENGCDAPASGSGRRRGRDEFERPPEWDALDARLDEQERLDREQDERRDPASLPAMLALPLAKAGETREHLCLICFDDFVPGCYKKIRTMDCTHSFHQRCIFDWLLIDRRCPLCRFAMASEKERLLEEEQQERLHGQGAAAAPAEDVEFNFSSREDVDIDVGTNSS from the coding sequence ATGGAGTCAGCAGCGCGAGGAGGAGAGGATCACGTCGAGAATGGCTGCGACGCGCCGGCGagcgggagcgggaggaggagggggcgggacGAGTTCGAGCGCCCGCCTGAGTGGGACGCGCTGGACGCCCGGCTCGACGAGCAGGAGAGGCTCGACAGAGAGCAGGACGAAAGAAGGGACCCGGCGTCGCTGCCGGCCATGCTGGCCCTTCCCTTGGCGAAGGCGGGCGAGACGAGAGAACATCTCTGCCTCATCTGCTTCGACGACTTCGTGCCCGGCTGCTACAAGAAGATCAGGACGATGGACTGCACTCACTCCTTCCACCAACGCTGCATCTTCGACTGGCTTCTGATTGACCGACGGTGCCCGCTTTGCCGCTTCGCCATGGCCTCGGAGAAGGAACGTCTCCTGGAAGAGGAACAACAAGAACGCCTCCATGGCCAAGGAGCTGCCGCGGCCCCGGCCGAAGATGTTGAATTTAATTTTTCGAGCCGTGAAGATGTTGATATTGATGTTGGAACCAACTCCTCCTGA